One genomic window of Chitinophagaceae bacterium includes the following:
- a CDS encoding aspartate-semialdehyde dehydrogenase yields the protein MKVAVVGATGLVGTTMLKILEERNFPVGALLAVASEKSAGKEILFNNKSYSVIGLEEAVKQEPDIAIFSAGAAVSREWAPKFAAAGTTVIDNSSCWRMDPLVPLIVPEINAGILTENDKIIANPNCSTIQMVMVLNPLHLKYKIKRIVVSTYQSVSGTGVKAVDQLMSERKGETALMAYPHPIDLNCLPHIDSFLENGYTKEEMKMVNETRKIMREESIQVSPTTVRVPVKGGHSESVNVEFENDFELKDIYQLLNHTAGVVVQDDPFNNIYPMPIYAEGKDEVFVGRIRRDTSQPNTLNCWIVSDNLRKGAATNAVQIAEYLLMKKLINANVLH from the coding sequence ATGAAAGTAGCAGTCGTAGGTGCCACAGGATTAGTGGGTACAACCATGCTAAAAATATTGGAAGAACGTAATTTCCCGGTAGGAGCATTACTGGCAGTAGCGTCTGAAAAATCCGCAGGAAAGGAAATTTTATTCAACAATAAAAGCTATAGCGTAATTGGCTTGGAAGAAGCCGTGAAGCAAGAACCTGATATCGCCATCTTTTCAGCAGGTGCTGCTGTTTCGCGTGAGTGGGCACCAAAATTTGCAGCGGCAGGAACTACTGTAATTGATAATTCCTCCTGCTGGAGAATGGATCCGTTGGTGCCGTTGATTGTTCCGGAAATTAATGCCGGCATTCTGACGGAAAATGATAAGATCATTGCGAACCCGAATTGTTCGACCATTCAAATGGTAATGGTATTGAATCCGCTGCATCTGAAATATAAGATCAAACGCATTGTTGTTTCCACCTATCAATCAGTAAGTGGAACTGGAGTAAAAGCGGTGGATCAACTCATGAGTGAACGCAAAGGTGAAACTGCATTAATGGCGTATCCACATCCTATTGATCTGAATTGCCTTCCGCATATCGATTCATTTCTTGAAAACGGATACACGAAGGAAGAAATGAAAATGGTGAATGAAACAAGGAAGATTATGCGTGAGGAGAGTATACAGGTTTCACCAACTACTGTACGCGTGCCGGTAAAAGGCGGTCATTCAGAAAGTGTGAATGTGGAATTTGAAAATGACTTTGAGCTGAAGGACATTTATCAGCTTCTGAATCATACAGCGGGCGTAGTGGTGCAGGATGATCCCTTCAATAATATTTATCCGATGCCAATATACGCTGAAGGAAAAGATGAAGTGTTTGTTGGACGTATTCGTCGTGATACATCTCAACCGAATACGCTGAACTGCTGGATCGTTTCTGATAACCTTCGCAAAGGAGCAGCGACTAATGCTGTTCAGATTGCAGAATATTTATTGATGAAGAAGTTGATTAATGCGAATGTGCTTCATTAA
- a CDS encoding serine hydrolase, whose amino-acid sequence MLKIYTIVCIVLSLLLDAKQSTAQSLDTQLAQIVSDYQLMGMSVVEVCDGQINFSKGYGLADFDDDIAITDNTLYRVASISKSITATALMILYDQGLFGLDDDINTYLGYSIRNWHYPNDPITFRMLLSHTSTIVDGSKYDNFLSATYAQNPPPSINTYFVSGGSYYTSNIFLNKKPGTYFTYSNSNFGLIGTLIEKISGVRFDIFCKQNIFDPLEMTASFNIQDLPDISNVAVLYRFVGNSWVPQADNYNGTLPPPLNLSQYVIGSNGFIFGPQGGLRVSANDLAKFMLMHAYNGTYNNVTILLSSTTQLMHAIQWQYNGTNGNDYYGLFKAWGLGIHVTTSTANSDIVFPDQYMAGHPGEAYGLISDMYFDTLKNGVIFITNGSKFSYVIGASSSFYTVEKEVFDAVYNDLQNCAVAEDPRHFSDFQIFPNPAIDWLNVHSSIVGGLRAIATVTIYDLYGKLWFSAPVISGSINVAALPPGIYRLGFNAENHCYQLPFIRQ is encoded by the coding sequence ATGCTGAAAATTTATACTATCGTTTGTATTGTGTTAAGCTTATTATTGGATGCTAAACAATCAACTGCTCAATCATTGGATACCCAACTTGCGCAAATTGTAAGTGATTATCAGTTGATGGGTATGTCGGTAGTGGAAGTGTGCGACGGACAAATTAATTTTTCAAAAGGATACGGACTTGCTGACTTTGATGATGACATTGCTATTACTGACAATACTTTATACAGGGTTGCTTCTATTTCTAAATCAATAACGGCTACTGCTTTGATGATACTGTATGATCAGGGCCTTTTTGGTTTGGATGATGACATCAATACTTATCTTGGTTATTCCATCCGTAACTGGCATTATCCGAATGATCCAATCACCTTTCGTATGTTGCTGTCGCATACTTCCACCATTGTTGATGGAAGCAAGTATGATAATTTTCTCAGTGCAACATATGCTCAGAATCCGCCGCCTTCCATCAATACCTATTTTGTTTCAGGCGGAAGTTATTATACGAGTAACATTTTTCTCAACAAAAAACCGGGCACCTATTTCACTTATAGCAATTCCAATTTCGGACTGATCGGGACATTGATCGAAAAAATAAGTGGTGTGCGTTTCGATATTTTCTGCAAACAAAATATATTCGATCCATTGGAAATGACAGCGAGTTTCAACATTCAGGATTTGCCGGATATTTCAAACGTTGCAGTGTTGTATCGTTTTGTTGGAAATAGCTGGGTGCCACAAGCGGATAATTACAACGGTACCCTGCCACCACCATTGAATCTCAGTCAGTATGTAATCGGAAGCAATGGATTCATCTTTGGTCCGCAAGGCGGGCTTCGCGTAAGTGCAAATGACCTTGCTAAATTTATGCTGATGCATGCATACAATGGAACATACAATAATGTAACGATTCTCCTAAGTTCCACTACTCAATTAATGCATGCGATTCAATGGCAGTACAATGGCACCAATGGAAATGATTATTATGGATTATTTAAAGCGTGGGGATTAGGCATTCATGTTACAACGAGTACTGCCAACAGTGATATTGTTTTTCCTGATCAGTATATGGCAGGTCATCCTGGTGAAGCTTATGGATTAATCAGTGATATGTATTTTGATACACTAAAGAATGGAGTGATATTTATTACAAACGGAAGCAAATTCTCCTACGTTATCGGTGCATCTTCTTCATTTTATACAGTGGAAAAGGAGGTATTCGATGCCGTTTACAATGATCTTCAAAACTGCGCAGTGGCAGAAGACCCCAGGCACTTTTCAGATTTTCAAATTTTTCCCAACCCTGCCATTGACTGGCTGAATGTGCACTCTTCCATAGTTGGCGGATTACGTGCCATCGCGACAGTTACCATCTATGATCTCTATGGTAAATTATGGTTTTCCGCTCCCGTAATTTCAGGAAGTATTAATGTTGCTGCTTTGCCACCTGGAATTTACCGGCTCGGATTTAATGCGGAAAATCATTGTTACCAGCTCCCGTTTATCAGGCAATAA
- a CDS encoding cytochrome b5 has protein sequence MLNQSELPEFTRSQLALRNGQDKPQIWVAYNGFIYDLTDSRLWRNGHHYEHWAGQDLTEELRDAPHTDQVFEGFERIGKLV, from the coding sequence TTGCTCAATCAATCTGAACTGCCTGAATTTACCCGTTCACAACTCGCGCTCCGCAATGGACAGGATAAGCCGCAAATATGGGTTGCCTATAATGGATTCATTTACGACCTGACGGATAGCCGGCTCTGGCGCAACGGACATCATTACGAACACTGGGCAGGGCAGGATCTCACGGAAGAATTAAGAGATGCACCGCATACTGATCAGGTATTTGAAGGATTCGAACGGATCGGAAAACTCGTCTAA
- a CDS encoding sugar kinase: protein MSILDSIQKTFQPQIPKSSSLVVVGTVAFDSIETPFGKSERIIGGAATYISLAASYFDKNINLISVVGGDFPKEQILLMNARGVKTEGLQVKENEKSFFWKGSYHLDMNTRDTLVTDLNVLATFDPLVPESYQDCEFLMLGNLTPTIQITVINRLRRRPKLIVLDTMNFWMEHTPKELAEVLTMIDVLTINDAEARELSGEYSLVKAAKKILERGPKYLIIKKGEHGALLFHENNVFFAPALPLEEVFDPTGAGDAFAGGFIGYLAQTNDISYENMKRAIIYGSTMASFCVEKFGTERLISITEDDIEERVQDFVDLVQFDISLVE from the coding sequence ATGTCAATATTGGATTCCATTCAAAAAACATTTCAACCGCAGATTCCAAAATCTTCTTCATTGGTAGTGGTAGGTACGGTGGCTTTTGATTCCATTGAAACTCCTTTCGGAAAATCGGAACGTATCATCGGCGGAGCAGCTACTTATATTTCGTTGGCCGCATCTTACTTCGACAAAAACATCAACCTGATTTCTGTAGTGGGCGGAGATTTCCCCAAAGAACAGATCCTGCTCATGAATGCGCGCGGTGTAAAAACTGAAGGTCTGCAGGTGAAGGAAAATGAAAAATCTTTTTTCTGGAAAGGATCTTATCATCTCGACATGAATACCCGTGATACATTGGTAACCGACCTGAACGTGCTCGCGACTTTTGATCCGTTGGTACCTGAAAGTTACCAGGACTGTGAGTTTCTCATGCTAGGTAATCTTACCCCAACCATTCAAATTACTGTAATCAACAGACTGCGTCGCCGTCCTAAGCTCATTGTGCTTGACACTATGAATTTCTGGATGGAACATACACCGAAAGAATTGGCTGAAGTGTTGACCATGATTGATGTATTGACGATCAACGATGCGGAGGCCCGCGAACTTTCAGGCGAATATTCATTGGTAAAAGCGGCAAAGAAAATTCTGGAACGCGGACCAAAATACCTCATCATAAAAAAAGGAGAGCATGGTGCACTTCTCTTTCATGAAAACAATGTATTCTTCGCTCCTGCTTTACCATTGGAAGAAGTATTTGACCCGACCGGCGCGGGTGATGCTTTTGCAGGAGGATTTATCGGTTACCTTGCACAAACGAACGACATCTCCTATGAAAATATGAAACGTGCCATTATTTATGGTTCCACTATGGCATCTTTCTGTGTGGAAAAATTCGGCACCGAACGGTTGATCAGTATTACTGAAGACGACATAGAAGAACGCGTACAGGACTTCGTGGATCTGGTTCAGTTCGACATTTCGCTGGTCGAGTAA